Below is a genomic region from Sinorhizobium meliloti.
CTTCCTGGTCCTGCTCGGTATCGGCGCCTATATAGCCGCGCAGCTGCCCGCGCCGGAACGCCCCGTGACCGGCGAGTTGAGCGGCCCGGCGTCGGCGAGCGATGGCGACAGCCTGCGGCTCGACGGGCGCCGCATACGCATCGAAGGCATCGATGCCCCGGAGATCGGTCAGATGTGCCGACGCGGGGAAACCGCGTGGGACTGCGGCGCGCAGGCGCGGCGACGGTTGGTTGCTCTCGTCGCGGGAACAACAACCGTCTGCCGGCTCCATGGCCGCGATCGCTATGGCCGGGAACTGGGTGTCTGCGCGGCTGGCGGGGCCGACCTCGGAAGAGAGATGGTCCTCTCCGGTCATGCGGTCAGCTATGGGCTCTACCGTGACGAAGAGGAAACGGCGCGAACCGGCCGGCTGGGTCTCTGGGGAGGCGATTTCGTGAGGCCGCAGGAATGGCGGCGTTCGAACGGCGGTGCGGAGGAGGCCCCGCACCGGGCGGGTGACTGGCTGGAGATCATTATCCAATGGCTTCAGGAGCATTCGAGCGCGATCATGGCGAGGATCGGCGGTGACTGAGGAGCAGCTGCAGGCGTTGCGGGCGGCGATCTCGGTCTGTCGCCGGTGCCGTGACGAGCCGGCGCGCGGCGAAGGCCACCGGCTGCCGCACGAGCCGAGGCCGGTGGCGGTGCTTTCCGCGTCGGCTCGGATTCTGATCGCCGGGCAGGCGCCCGGCCTGCGGGTCCATGAAAGCGGTCTTCCCTTCAACGATGCTTCGGGCGATCGGCTGCGGCAATGGCTGTCGGTGGACCGGGCGGCATTCTACGATCAGCGAAACTTCGCGATCGTGCCGATGGGTTTCTGTTTTCCGGGCTACGACAGACACGGCAGCGACCTGCCGCCGAGAAGCGAATGTGCGCCGCTGTGGCGGCAGAGGGCGATGGACGCGATGCCGCAGATCGAGCTGGTGCTGGCGGTCGGCCATTACGCGCAGCGCTGGCATCTCGGAACGGACTGTCCGAAATCCATGACGGAGACCGTGCGCAACTGGCAACGCTACGCGAAACGCAATTCCGGCATCTCCGTATTGCCGCTGCCGCATCCGAGCTGGCGCAATACCGGCTGGCTCCGGCGTCATCCCTGGTTCGAGGCCGAGCTGCTGCCCTTCCTGCGTGAACGGGTGCAGGCGCTGACGATCTGAAACAATTTTCTTTATTTTCATAAATCCCGCGCTATGAAGGGAAAAATATTCGAGAGGACTTTCCATGGATCGCCTAGACCGCAAGATCCTGCGGCTTTTGCAGGAAGACTCGACCTTGGCCGTAGCCGACCTCGCAAAAAAGGTCGGGCTTTCCACCACGCCATGCTGGCGGCGCATCCAAAAGATGGAAGAGGAGGGCGTGATCCGCCGCCGTGTCGCGCTTCTCGATCCGGTGAAGGTCAACACCAAGGTCACCGTATTCGTGTCCGTGCGCACCAATTCGCATTCCATGGAGTGGCTGCGGCGGTTTTCCGAAGTCGTGGCGGATTTTCCGGAAGTGGTGGAATTCTATCGTATGAGCGGCGACGTGGATTATCTCCTGCGCGTGGTCGTTCCGGATATCGCGGCCTATGATGCCTTCTACAAGCGTCTGATCGCCAAGATCGAGATCCGCGACGTTTCCTCGGCCTTCGCCATGGAGCAGATCAAATATACGACGCAGCTGCCGCTCGATTACATGGTCATCGACCAGGCAAAATCGAGCGAGGATTAGAAGACCGGGTCGTTATCCCCGGGTCCAGCCCGGGTAGGCGACCTTCATGCGGGAAGCCCCAGTCGCTCGCGGACCTTGCCGTTCGTCAGTTCGCGGAGCGCGTCCTTGCCGGTCCATCGTGCCGTGCGGTCCGTGCTGGCCGCGAGCTTTTGCGCGAGCGCCAGGGCCGGGCCGTGGCAGGCGGGGCTGCGCTTGCCGATCTGCCTGAGTGCCCAGTTGACCGACTTCTTCACGAAGTTGCGCTCGTCGGCCGCATGAGTCTCGATCAGCGGCAGCCAGGCAAGCAGCGTCGAATCCGGTTCCTTCTTGAGATGCACGGCGGCTGTTGCGATCATCGCGAAGGCCAGGCGGCGGACGAATTCCCGCTCATCGGCGGCGAATTCAGGAATGAGGACTTGCTCGAGGCGCGCTGCGACGAAGAGGTCGGCAACGGTATCGACCACTTCCCAGGAGTTGCAGGCATTCGCCCATTGCCGCGCTTCAGCGAGCGTCAGCGCCTTCGGGTCCGCGGTGAACGCTGCCAGCAGACGTGCTTCGCGGATGCCGGAAGTCCAGAGGTCGAGCGCGGGCATGGTCGGTCTTTACCATGCGGGCGACGCGGCGAAGCTGGACGTTCGAAAGCCCCAGGGCGGTTTCGGTCGCAATGCCGAAGCGCGCCATGCCGGCGATGTTTTCGTCCGAGCCGAGGGCGCGGAGGTGTTCGATGATCTCTTCCGCCGTCGACGCCGGACCAGGCGTCATTTTTCGAGGCGGGCCAGCAGGGAAGACGTATCCCAGCGATTGCCGCCGAGCGCCTGGATGTCGCCGTAGAACTGGTCGACGAGGGCAGTCACCGGAAGCTTGGCGCCGTTGTGCCGGGCCTCGGCGAGGACGATATCCAGATCCTTGCGCATCCAGTCGACCGCGAAGCCGAAGTCATACTTGCCTTCGTTCATGGTCTTGTGGCGATTTTCCATCTGCCAGGAACCGGCCGCTCCCTTGGAGATGACCTCGATCACCTTCTCGATGTCGAGCCCTGCTTTCTTGCCGAAATGGATTCCCTCTGCGAGCCCCTGGACGAGCCCTGCGATACAGATCTGATTGATCATCTTGGTGAGTTGGCCGGCGCCGGCGGGGCCCATCAAACCGACCATCCGGGCATAGGCTTCGATGACGGGCTTGGCCTTGTCGAAGGCTCCCGCATCGCCCCCGCACATGACGGTGAGCACGCCGTTTTCCGCTCCGGCCTGTCCGCCGGAGACCGGCGCATCGATGAAATGCGCACCCTTCGCCGCCGCCGCCGCATAGAGCTCGCGCGCAACCGCGGCCGATGCCGTCGTGTTGTCGATGAAGACCGACCCGGGTGCCATCGTTTCGAAGGCGCCGTTCTCTCCCGTGGTTACGGAGCGGAGGTCGTCGTCGTTGCCGACGCAGGCGAAGACGAAATCCTGGTCCTTGGCCGCCCCGGCCGGCGTTGCCGCGGTCCGGCCGCCGAATGCCGCTGCCCATTGCTCCGCCTTGGCGGCGGTCCGGTTATAGACCGTGACATCGTGCCCGCCGCGGGCCTTGAGATGACCGGCCATCGGGTATCCCATTACGCCGAGACCGATGAATGCGACTTTGGCCATTT
It encodes:
- a CDS encoding NAD(P)-dependent oxidoreductase, producing the protein MAKVAFIGLGVMGYPMAGHLKARGGHDVTVYNRTAAKAEQWAAAFGGRTAATPAGAAKDQDFVFACVGNDDDLRSVTTGENGAFETMAPGSVFIDNTTASAAVARELYAAAAAKGAHFIDAPVSGGQAGAENGVLTVMCGGDAGAFDKAKPVIEAYARMVGLMGPAGAGQLTKMINQICIAGLVQGLAEGIHFGKKAGLDIEKVIEVISKGAAGSWQMENRHKTMNEGKYDFGFAVDWMRKDLDIVLAEARHNGAKLPVTALVDQFYGDIQALGGNRWDTSSLLARLEK
- a CDS encoding Lrp/AsnC family transcriptional regulator, with translation MDRLDRKILRLLQEDSTLAVADLAKKVGLSTTPCWRRIQKMEEEGVIRRRVALLDPVKVNTKVTVFVSVRTNSHSMEWLRRFSEVVADFPEVVEFYRMSGDVDYLLRVVVPDIAAYDAFYKRLIAKIEIRDVSSAFAMEQIKYTTQLPLDYMVIDQAKSSED
- a CDS encoding uracil-DNA glycosylase family protein, which translates into the protein MTEEQLQALRAAISVCRRCRDEPARGEGHRLPHEPRPVAVLSASARILIAGQAPGLRVHESGLPFNDASGDRLRQWLSVDRAAFYDQRNFAIVPMGFCFPGYDRHGSDLPPRSECAPLWRQRAMDAMPQIELVLAVGHYAQRWHLGTDCPKSMTETVRNWQRYAKRNSGISVLPLPHPSWRNTGWLRRHPWFEAELLPFLRERVQALTI
- a CDS encoding thermonuclease family protein, whose product is MKSQNRRFRIVGGSGAGPGSAGRRFGFGRSGVPARRKRPSGSGGMAGGWIFLVLLGIGAYIAAQLPAPERPVTGELSGPASASDGDSLRLDGRRIRIEGIDAPEIGQMCRRGETAWDCGAQARRRLVALVAGTTTVCRLHGRDRYGRELGVCAAGGADLGREMVLSGHAVSYGLYRDEEETARTGRLGLWGGDFVRPQEWRRSNGGAEEAPHRAGDWLEIIIQWLQEHSSAIMARIGGD